In Desulfuribacillus alkaliarsenatis, the following proteins share a genomic window:
- a CDS encoding aliphatic sulfonate ABC transporter substrate-binding protein has translation MKNRYLSITVLLIVVLFISACSQSSETDSSQQLSIGYFPNVTHAPAMVGIEAGIFADHFPELDLSYQTFAVGNLLMDALATGKIDIGYVGPGPVINRYLQGAKVQILAGASNGGMLLVANPATDINTTADLAGNIVATQAIGDSRDIMLRHLLSENNLALEQQGGTVRHRIQGAATIQSAFSQQQLDAAMAPEPWGSLLEQNGARVMLDWNEFPYAGQVPATIIVTSESYARNNPDIIEKFLQAHKETIIYIEQNKEESLMIMQQQIRNITQQEISTEVLAKSLIRSPISLEIDQAAFTMVFENAKKMNNITNVQSEGLFYKQGGNENE, from the coding sequence ATGAAGAATAGGTACTTAAGCATAACGGTATTATTGATTGTTGTATTATTTATTAGTGCTTGCAGCCAGTCGTCAGAAACAGATAGCAGTCAGCAATTGAGTATAGGATATTTCCCAAATGTTACACATGCACCAGCGATGGTTGGTATAGAAGCTGGGATATTTGCGGACCATTTCCCAGAATTGGATTTATCATATCAGACGTTTGCGGTTGGTAACTTATTGATGGATGCCCTTGCCACAGGGAAGATTGATATAGGTTATGTTGGTCCAGGACCAGTAATCAACCGCTACCTCCAAGGTGCTAAAGTCCAAATCCTAGCAGGTGCAAGTAATGGTGGTATGCTGCTAGTAGCCAACCCAGCTACAGATATCAATACGACAGCAGATTTGGCAGGAAATATAGTTGCTACACAAGCTATTGGCGATAGTCGAGACATTATGCTACGCCATCTACTGAGTGAAAACAACCTAGCGTTGGAACAGCAGGGTGGTACCGTAAGGCACCGAATCCAAGGTGCGGCAACAATCCAAAGTGCTTTTAGTCAGCAACAGCTCGATGCAGCAATGGCACCTGAACCTTGGGGAAGTCTATTAGAGCAAAACGGTGCCAGGGTAATGCTGGACTGGAATGAGTTTCCGTATGCAGGGCAAGTGCCTGCAACGATAATAGTAACTTCTGAAAGTTACGCTAGAAATAACCCTGATATAATAGAAAAATTTCTGCAAGCTCATAAAGAAACAATTATTTATATAGAGCAAAATAAAGAAGAAAGCTTAATGATTATGCAGCAACAGATTAGAAATATCACACAACAGGAAATATCGACTGAAGTTTTGGCTAAATCACTTATAAGAAGTCCAATATCATTGGAGATAGATCAGGCGGCATTTACAATGGTATTCGAAAATGCTAAAAAAATGAACAATATAACAAATGTACAGTCAGAAGGACTGTTCTACAAACAAGGGGGAAATGAAAATGAATAA
- a CDS encoding aliphatic sulfonate ABC transporter substrate-binding protein produces the protein MNKKIIFLITIVSILALVAMGCASNASKDSNTISIGYFPNITHAPAMIGLEKGFFAEELEGYEIQTHTFSGGSLFMDAMATGQIDIGYVGPGPALNRFVQGAKVTILAGTSDGGVMIVANPDSGIATLEDLSNKVVATHSLGCTHDLILRQALAPLGMNMQQAGGTVVHRSQNPSAVRGLFAQNQIDASSIPEPWGTMLEAEGAVVVKDWDELPFNGRTPATVIVTSQKFIEQNPEAVEQFLKAHVRSIEYIETNTQDSLEAINKVINDITQQDIDVDILARSLERSPMTYEINMESMDAMAVISEESGVTTSSNISGLIDLSILERVLANR, from the coding sequence ATGAATAAGAAAATAATATTTTTAATTACAATCGTTAGTATACTGGCTTTGGTGGCTATGGGTTGCGCGAGTAACGCCAGTAAAGATAGTAACACAATTAGCATAGGGTATTTCCCTAATATTACCCACGCTCCTGCGATGATTGGTTTGGAAAAAGGATTTTTCGCTGAAGAATTAGAAGGGTATGAAATTCAAACACATACATTCTCTGGTGGTTCATTATTCATGGATGCAATGGCAACAGGCCAAATTGATATAGGTTATGTTGGGCCAGGGCCAGCACTTAACCGTTTTGTGCAAGGCGCTAAGGTAACAATTCTTGCAGGCACAAGTGACGGCGGTGTAATGATAGTAGCAAATCCAGACTCAGGCATTGCAACATTAGAAGATTTATCGAACAAAGTAGTGGCAACTCACTCACTAGGATGTACACATGACCTAATTCTTAGGCAGGCATTAGCTCCACTTGGAATGAACATGCAACAAGCAGGCGGTACAGTAGTTCACAGATCGCAAAATCCTTCAGCAGTTCGTGGTTTATTTGCACAAAACCAAATCGACGCATCGAGCATTCCAGAGCCATGGGGAACTATGCTAGAGGCTGAAGGTGCAGTGGTAGTTAAAGATTGGGATGAACTACCATTTAACGGACGCACGCCAGCGACTGTAATTGTAACATCACAGAAGTTTATCGAGCAAAATCCAGAGGCTGTTGAGCAGTTCTTAAAAGCACACGTACGCTCAATCGAGTATATCGAAACTAACACACAGGATTCATTAGAAGCTATTAACAAAGTGATTAACGATATTACACAACAAGATATAGATGTAGATATTCTTGCTAGATCATTAGAGCGTAGCCCAATGACTTATGAGATTAACATGGAATCAATGGATGCAATGGCTGTGATATCTGAAGAAAGCGGCGTTACTACAAGCTCTAATATCTCTGGTTTGATTGACTTATCCATTTTAGAGCGAGTACTAGCTAATAGATAA
- the cysK gene encoding cysteine synthase A: MKVVNNITELVGNTPLVKLNRVVHANSAEVYAKLEFFNPTKSVKDRAALNMFMEAEKQGLINKDSTIIEPTSGNTGIGLAMVGAALGYRTILVMPDSMTLERILILKAYGAEVVLTPGDKRMPGAIEKAEQLLAEIPNSFMPQQFNNLANPDIHRTTTALEILRELDGKLDAFVATAGTGGTITGTGETLKQQLPEIEIHVVEPQGSPVLSGGEPGSHKIIGTSPGFVPSILNQKIYDEIHLISDEDAIQMTKDLARKEGILVGVSGGAAIFTAVKVAAKLSPEQKVVVIAPDTGERYLSMGFFG, from the coding sequence ATGAAGGTAGTAAACAATATAACAGAGCTCGTGGGAAACACTCCTCTCGTAAAATTAAACAGAGTTGTGCATGCAAATTCTGCTGAAGTGTATGCAAAGCTGGAATTCTTCAATCCTACAAAAAGTGTCAAGGATAGAGCAGCGCTAAATATGTTCATGGAGGCAGAAAAGCAAGGGTTGATTAACAAGGATAGTACAATCATAGAGCCTACTAGCGGTAATACAGGGATAGGTTTAGCGATGGTTGGGGCTGCCCTTGGATATCGTACAATTCTAGTAATGCCAGATTCTATGACCCTTGAGCGTATACTGATTCTTAAGGCCTACGGTGCAGAAGTAGTTTTAACGCCTGGTGACAAGCGGATGCCAGGAGCTATAGAAAAGGCTGAACAGCTCCTAGCTGAGATTCCAAATAGCTTTATGCCGCAACAATTTAATAACCTTGCAAATCCTGATATACACAGGACAACTACGGCACTAGAGATTCTTCGTGAGCTTGATGGGAAGCTTGATGCATTTGTAGCCACAGCTGGCACTGGGGGAACAATAACGGGAACGGGTGAAACCTTGAAGCAGCAACTTCCTGAGATAGAAATTCATGTCGTCGAACCACAGGGTTCACCTGTATTATCTGGTGGAGAACCAGGTAGTCATAAGATTATCGGAACAAGCCCAGGCTTCGTACCGAGTATTCTAAACCAAAAAATATATGATGAAATACATTTGATTAGCGATGAAGATGCAATTCAAATGACAAAGGACCTTGCTAGAAAAGAGGGTATTTTGGTCGGAGTATCAGGTGGGGCGGCTATATTTACTGCTGTAAAAGTAGCAGCTAAGCTTAGCCCTGAGCAAAAGGTAGTCGTCATTGCCCCTGACACGGGTGAAAGATATCTAAGTATGGGCTTCTTTGGATAG
- the trpB gene encoding tryptophan synthase subunit beta, producing the protein MKQELVKETGYYGEFGGSFVPEELQKALDHIEENFYKFKDDPDFIEELDYYNREYIGRPNPLYLAERLTEKLGGAKIYLKREELNHTGSHKINNVLGQVLLAKRMGAKRVIAETGAGQHGVATATACAMFGMECVIYMGEEDTRRQALNVFRMELLGAKVVAATEGSRTLKEAVDAALNDLMENYKNTYYMLGSAVGPHPYPMIVRHFQAVIGREARQQILEKEGKLPDVIMACVGGGSNAIGLFHPFEADKDVKIIGVEPGGTGIEAGIHAAPLVAGTPGVIHGFKCYVVQKEDGTLKDTHSIAAGLDYPGVGPQHSHLKASGRAEYVAITDKEALDAFQLLSKLEGIIPALESSHAVAHAIKIAPQMSKDQTIIVNLSGRGDKDVQQVFEMLK; encoded by the coding sequence GTGAAACAAGAATTAGTGAAAGAAACTGGTTATTATGGTGAATTTGGTGGGAGCTTTGTTCCAGAGGAACTACAAAAGGCATTGGATCATATTGAGGAAAATTTTTATAAATTCAAAGATGATCCAGACTTCATTGAGGAACTTGATTATTATAATCGTGAGTATATTGGCAGACCAAATCCGTTATACCTAGCAGAGCGTTTGACTGAAAAGCTAGGTGGCGCAAAAATATATCTAAAAAGAGAAGAACTAAACCATACTGGCTCTCATAAAATCAACAACGTTCTAGGTCAGGTCTTACTGGCAAAAAGAATGGGTGCAAAAAGAGTTATAGCTGAAACAGGAGCGGGGCAGCATGGTGTAGCAACTGCAACGGCATGTGCTATGTTTGGTATGGAATGTGTAATATATATGGGTGAAGAAGATACAAGGCGTCAGGCATTAAACGTATTTCGCATGGAGTTATTAGGTGCAAAGGTTGTAGCAGCTACAGAAGGTAGCCGTACCTTAAAAGAAGCTGTAGACGCAGCCCTGAACGATCTTATGGAAAACTATAAAAACACCTATTATATGTTGGGTTCAGCGGTGGGGCCTCATCCATACCCAATGATTGTTAGACACTTTCAAGCTGTGATTGGTCGAGAAGCTAGACAGCAGATTTTAGAAAAGGAAGGTAAGCTGCCAGATGTAATTATGGCCTGTGTTGGCGGAGGTAGTAATGCTATTGGTTTATTCCATCCTTTTGAAGCAGATAAAGATGTGAAAATTATCGGTGTTGAGCCTGGTGGAACAGGAATCGAAGCAGGTATTCATGCGGCACCATTAGTGGCAGGCACCCCTGGGGTTATCCATGGCTTTAAATGCTATGTTGTTCAAAAAGAAGATGGCACATTAAAAGATACTCATTCTATAGCTGCAGGATTAGATTATCCTGGGGTAGGCCCTCAGCATAGTCACTTAAAAGCTAGTGGTCGTGCTGAATACGTGGCAATTACGGACAAAGAAGCTTTAGATGCTTTTCAACTGCTTTCTAAGCTTGAAGGAATTATCCCAGCCCTTGAGAGTTCTCACGCAGTTGCACATGCCATAAAGATTGCACCACAAATGTCGAAAGATCAGACAATTATAGTGAATCTTTCTGGTCGCGGAGATAAGGATGTCCAGCAGGTATTTGAAATGTTAAAGTAG
- a CDS encoding MotA/TolQ/ExbB proton channel family protein yields the protein MGKFDALTAGGIFVGLTVLAAAMFMGADFAFEGVTAFVSATSLFIVVGGLSSALAVNYTLTELKGLITIAKQAFYEKDSEIIGLIQTFSNLATKARREGLLALEQEAEELEDPFIKKGILLAVDGIEPELIKEIMQAEVIAVEERHQRGINILSKAGELAPAFGMLGTIVGLVLMLRNLDDPDTIGPKMAIALITTFYGSLLANLVFIPMAGKLTNKSEREIFIRQIAIEGVLGVQSGQNPKILEEKLKAFLSTSEREIYEQALEDAANDKGEDLGA from the coding sequence ATGGGGAAATTTGATGCGTTGACGGCTGGTGGAATATTTGTCGGCCTTACAGTATTAGCTGCAGCTATGTTTATGGGGGCAGATTTTGCCTTTGAAGGTGTTACAGCATTTGTCAGTGCTACTTCTTTATTTATTGTTGTCGGAGGTTTAAGTAGTGCCCTTGCTGTTAACTACACCCTTACAGAGCTTAAAGGGCTTATCACCATAGCTAAACAGGCTTTTTATGAAAAAGATAGCGAGATTATTGGACTTATTCAAACATTTTCAAACCTAGCTACAAAAGCCCGTCGAGAAGGATTATTAGCTTTAGAGCAAGAAGCTGAAGAGTTAGAAGATCCTTTTATTAAAAAAGGTATACTCTTAGCAGTTGATGGTATTGAACCAGAGCTTATTAAAGAAATAATGCAGGCTGAGGTCATTGCTGTTGAAGAGCGCCATCAAAGGGGAATTAATATCCTATCAAAAGCTGGAGAGCTAGCGCCAGCATTTGGTATGCTTGGAACAATAGTTGGGCTTGTACTCATGCTAAGAAATTTAGATGACCCAGATACAATTGGTCCGAAAATGGCGATTGCACTTATAACTACATTCTATGGTTCTTTACTAGCAAACCTTGTATTTATTCCGATGGCAGGCAAATTGACGAATAAAAGTGAGCGTGAAATATTTATTAGACAAATTGCAATTGAGGGCGTACTAGGTGTGCAGTCTGGGCAAAATCCAAAAATATTAGAAGAAAAATTAAAAGCATTCTTATCTACTAGTGAACGTGAAATTTACGAGCAAGCACTTGAAGACGCAGCCAACGATAAAGGGGAAGATTTAGGTGCGTAG
- the motS gene encoding flagellar motor protein MotS encodes MRSKSKKHKPGAPLWMVTFSDLVTLILCFFILLFAFSTIDIVKFKAISDSFRKKSIVEGGVSVVSPDPPLHANTNVPIDEDNRSVDEDQSQQEVAQVQEEQLDDLYEAVQQYLEDNRLETVIAATRDDRGVTLEIRDRVLFDSGRAEIKPEGIPFLATVGRLIQGMPNPIEVEGHTDNIPISTIQFPSNWELSTARASRVIRYFIAEHEMDPDRMTAVGYAEYRPIAPNETADGRALNRRVLINIGKLSEDELMARAMAAE; translated from the coding sequence GTGCGTAGTAAAAGTAAAAAGCATAAGCCTGGTGCCCCGTTATGGATGGTTACGTTCTCGGACTTAGTCACGTTAATATTGTGTTTCTTTATTCTGTTATTTGCGTTTTCAACAATAGACATAGTTAAGTTCAAGGCGATTTCTGACTCTTTCCGCAAGAAAAGTATAGTGGAAGGTGGAGTGAGTGTGGTATCACCAGACCCTCCGTTGCATGCGAATACTAATGTTCCAATTGATGAAGATAATCGAAGTGTTGATGAAGACCAAAGTCAGCAAGAAGTGGCTCAGGTACAGGAAGAGCAGTTGGATGATTTATATGAAGCAGTACAGCAATATTTAGAGGATAATCGTTTAGAGACAGTAATTGCAGCCACCAGAGATGATCGAGGAGTGACCCTTGAAATTCGTGATCGCGTGCTATTTGATTCAGGTAGGGCTGAGATTAAACCTGAAGGAATTCCATTCCTTGCTACAGTGGGTAGATTAATTCAAGGGATGCCAAACCCGATTGAGGTAGAAGGACATACCGATAATATACCAATATCGACTATACAATTTCCGTCGAACTGGGAATTGTCAACAGCCCGTGCAAGTCGTGTAATCCGTTATTTCATAGCAGAGCACGAAATGGACCCAGATAGGATGACGGCTGTTGGATATGCTGAATATAGGCCGATTGCTCCTAATGAAACTGCTGATGGTCGTGCATTGAATAGAAGGGTACTAATAAATATAGGTAAGCTTTCTGAAGATGAATTAATGGCTAGGGCAATGGCCGCTGAATAA
- a CDS encoding acetoin utilization protein AcuC translates to MNNKSLFFHDPRFYKYRFGEDHPFNPLRLELTVDLIEQMNLLKPEQIVSLTEVSDALLGLVHCQEYIDEVKMASTDINYSSSRFGLGTEDTPTFENMHQVSSLVVGGTVQAAESVMQGICKHALNLGGGLHHSFASRASGFCIYNDAAVAIKYLQQKYKARVLYLDTDAHHGDGVQSIFYNDPTVLTISFHETGKYLFPGTGHIHERGAGEGFGYSYNIPLEPFTEDDSFKEVLFEVLPSVVESFKPDIIISQNGCDAHYLDPLTHLYTTIDIFAEIPKLVHQLAHTYCSGRWVAIGGGGYDLWRVVPRAWTLLWAEMNNQDIMHRELPNAWIDKWQASSPVTLPTHMQDPEKLYEPVPRKAEIDEKNTLTAKKVLHKL, encoded by the coding sequence ATGAATAATAAGAGCTTATTTTTTCATGATCCGAGGTTTTATAAATATCGTTTTGGAGAAGATCACCCCTTTAATCCATTACGTTTAGAATTAACTGTAGATTTAATCGAGCAAATGAATTTACTTAAACCCGAGCAGATTGTTAGTCTAACAGAGGTAAGTGATGCGCTTTTAGGATTAGTTCATTGCCAAGAATATATTGACGAAGTGAAAATGGCCTCTACGGATATTAATTACAGCTCCTCAAGGTTTGGTCTTGGCACTGAGGATACTCCAACCTTTGAAAACATGCACCAAGTGTCATCCCTGGTCGTAGGCGGAACCGTTCAGGCAGCCGAGTCTGTTATGCAAGGAATATGTAAACATGCGTTAAACCTAGGCGGCGGGCTACATCATTCTTTTGCAAGCAGGGCTTCAGGATTTTGCATTTACAACGATGCTGCTGTTGCTATTAAGTACTTACAGCAGAAGTATAAAGCGCGGGTACTTTATCTTGATACCGATGCTCATCATGGCGATGGCGTGCAATCAATTTTTTATAATGATCCGACAGTCCTAACAATATCCTTTCATGAAACAGGCAAATATTTATTCCCTGGGACTGGACATATTCACGAACGAGGTGCAGGTGAAGGCTTTGGCTATTCATACAATATTCCCTTAGAGCCGTTCACAGAGGACGATTCATTTAAAGAAGTATTGTTCGAGGTGCTGCCAAGTGTGGTTGAGTCATTCAAGCCTGATATCATCATAAGTCAAAACGGCTGCGACGCTCACTACCTCGACCCACTGACACACCTTTATACGACCATAGATATATTCGCTGAAATTCCTAAGCTAGTACATCAACTTGCACACACATACTGCTCAGGAAGATGGGTTGCTATTGGCGGAGGCGGGTATGACCTATGGCGGGTTGTGCCGCGCGCCTGGACCTTATTATGGGCAGAGATGAACAATCAAGATATCATGCACCGCGAACTACCAAATGCCTGGATAGATAAGTGGCAGGCAAGCTCTCCCGTAACCCTGCCTACACACATGCAGGATCCCGAGAAGCTATATGAGCCCGTGCCAAGGAAGGCAGAAATCGACGAGAAAAACACATTAACAGCAAAAAAAGTATTGCACAAGCTATAG
- a CDS encoding CBS and ACT domain-containing protein, translating to MLIEEIMKKKVITVEPSESLAAALRITKERRIRHLPVVENQVLVGIVTDTDLRDVCPSKLVNEDQDDLLQKTTIKEIMNTNVITAHPLDFVEDAASVLYEFRIGCLPVIHKGKLVGIVTESDVLHTLVELLGVNQPSSHVEVTVDDKPGMLADIAVIFKDLKVNVTSIYLKPSSEHGKKILVFRVQTMDPRRVCLAIEKAGYKVKGPLGLSYGEM from the coding sequence ATGTTAATCGAAGAAATCATGAAAAAGAAGGTTATTACCGTAGAGCCTTCAGAAAGCCTTGCAGCTGCACTACGCATTACCAAAGAAAGACGCATACGGCATTTACCAGTTGTTGAAAACCAAGTTCTTGTTGGAATTGTAACAGATACAGATTTGAGAGATGTATGTCCATCCAAGCTTGTAAACGAAGACCAGGATGATTTATTACAAAAAACTACAATTAAAGAAATCATGAATACAAACGTCATTACTGCACATCCATTAGATTTTGTCGAGGACGCTGCCAGCGTCTTATATGAATTCAGAATCGGTTGCCTGCCTGTAATCCATAAAGGCAAGCTTGTGGGAATTGTAACGGAGTCCGATGTTTTACATACGTTAGTGGAATTATTGGGGGTGAATCAACCAAGTTCTCATGTTGAAGTAACTGTCGATGATAAGCCTGGTATGTTAGCAGACATAGCTGTTATATTTAAAGATCTTAAGGTTAACGTTACAAGTATTTATCTGAAGCCTAGCTCTGAGCATGGCAAGAAAATACTTGTGTTTCGTGTGCAAACGATGGATCCTCGACGTGTATGCTTGGCTATAGAGAAAGCTGGCTATAAAGTTAAGGGACCTTTAGGATTATCCTACGGAGAAATGTAA
- a CDS encoding GNAT family N-acetyltransferase → MEKNYFSEEITLEDGSTIEICGPIEAEKLRHLNMHEQLVAFRIPEEQKEALVEIAELPEGRIVGAIHNDTLVGYITFHYPDPYERWAEGNMEDLLELGAIEVAKDYRQYGLAKKMMAIAFKDSVMDQFIVISTEYYWHWDLKNTGLSVWDYRKIMESIMSSVGMEYFATDDPEICSHPANLLMARIGKEVPLESIEAFDNLRFKNRHMY, encoded by the coding sequence ATGGAAAAAAATTATTTTTCAGAGGAAATAACCTTAGAGGACGGTTCAACTATTGAGATTTGTGGTCCAATTGAAGCCGAAAAACTTAGACACCTAAATATGCATGAACAGTTAGTGGCTTTTCGAATTCCAGAAGAGCAAAAGGAAGCATTGGTGGAAATCGCCGAATTACCTGAAGGCCGTATTGTAGGAGCTATTCACAATGATACATTGGTTGGATATATTACCTTCCATTACCCAGACCCATACGAACGTTGGGCCGAAGGGAATATGGAGGATTTACTTGAGCTAGGTGCTATCGAGGTAGCCAAGGACTACCGGCAATATGGACTAGCCAAAAAAATGATGGCAATAGCTTTTAAAGACTCAGTTATGGATCAGTTTATTGTTATATCAACGGAATATTATTGGCATTGGGATTTAAAGAATACGGGTCTTTCAGTCTGGGATTACCGAAAGATTATGGAAAGCATTATGAGCAGTGTTGGCATGGAGTATTTCGCCACAGACGATCCTGAAATCTGCTCCCATCCAGCAAATTTATTAATGGCTAGGATTGGCAAGGAGGTTCCCCTAGAATCTATAGAAGCCTTTGATAATTTACGCTTCAAAAACAGGCATATGTACTAA
- the acsA gene encoding acetate--CoA ligase: MSKEIIYAEIKDCNLQDYEKAYQEFNWEDVEKEFSWYETNKVNIVYEAIDRHVDQGNGDQIALIYSDPKQEVKLTFADLKAKTNQFANVLRQKGIGKGDRVFIFMNRSPELYIAMLGALKIGAIVGPLFEAFMENAVTDRMQDSAAVAIITTNALIERVAYKDLKDLKHVIVTNLDKEKYQSDDETNFYDFSEELSGASEDAEIEWVDREDGMLLHYTSGSTGKPKGVLHVHNAMIQHYQTGKWVIDFKPGDIYWCTADPGWVTGTAYGIFSPWLHGVTNIVRGGRFSPEDWYSTLQNYKVTIWYSAPTAFRMLMAKGADSIDDFDLTSIRHIMSVGEPLNPEVIRWGMKTFKKRIHDTWWMTETGGQMIVNFPSMDIKPGSMGKPFPGVVASIVDDQGNELGPNQMGNLAINRGWPSMMRKIWNNDAKYNEYFQFEPWYISGDSAYKDEDGYFWFQGRVDDVINTSGERVGPFEVESKLVEHPAVAEAGVIGKPDPLRGEIIKAFISLRAGYEPSDELKEEIRQFVKTGLAAHAAPREIEFKDGLPKTRSGKIMRRVLKAWELNLPTGDLSTMEK, translated from the coding sequence ATGTCAAAGGAAATTATTTATGCAGAGATTAAGGACTGTAACTTGCAGGATTACGAGAAGGCGTATCAAGAATTCAACTGGGAAGATGTTGAGAAGGAATTTAGCTGGTATGAGACCAATAAGGTCAATATCGTTTATGAAGCAATTGATAGGCATGTAGATCAAGGAAATGGAGATCAAATTGCTTTAATATATTCTGATCCTAAACAGGAGGTAAAGCTGACCTTTGCTGATTTGAAGGCTAAAACCAACCAGTTCGCCAACGTCCTTCGTCAGAAGGGTATAGGTAAAGGTGACAGGGTATTTATATTTATGAACCGAAGCCCTGAGTTATATATTGCAATGCTAGGTGCCTTGAAAATAGGTGCAATTGTTGGGCCACTATTCGAAGCATTTATGGAGAATGCAGTAACTGATCGTATGCAGGATAGTGCTGCCGTAGCCATAATTACGACCAATGCCCTTATAGAGCGCGTAGCTTATAAAGATCTTAAAGACCTTAAGCATGTAATTGTTACTAATTTAGATAAAGAAAAGTATCAAAGTGACGATGAGACAAACTTCTACGATTTTAGCGAGGAGCTTAGCGGTGCCTCGGAGGATGCTGAAATTGAGTGGGTAGATCGTGAGGATGGCATGCTGTTGCACTACACATCTGGTTCAACAGGTAAGCCAAAAGGGGTTCTGCACGTTCACAATGCAATGATACAGCACTATCAGACAGGTAAATGGGTAATTGATTTTAAACCAGGTGATATATACTGGTGTACGGCAGATCCAGGCTGGGTAACAGGCACAGCTTACGGAATTTTCTCACCATGGTTGCACGGTGTGACGAATATTGTACGTGGCGGACGCTTTAGTCCGGAGGATTGGTACTCGACGCTACAGAATTATAAAGTTACTATATGGTACAGTGCGCCAACGGCATTTCGTATGTTAATGGCTAAGGGTGCGGATAGTATTGACGATTTTGATTTAACATCAATCCGTCATATTATGAGTGTAGGTGAGCCGTTAAATCCAGAGGTTATTCGCTGGGGTATGAAAACCTTCAAGAAGCGTATCCATGATACATGGTGGATGACAGAGACTGGTGGACAAATGATTGTTAACTTCCCTAGTATGGACATTAAACCTGGTTCCATGGGTAAGCCTTTCCCTGGTGTTGTAGCTTCTATTGTCGATGATCAGGGTAATGAATTAGGGCCAAACCAAATGGGTAACTTAGCAATCAATCGTGGCTGGCCATCAATGATGCGCAAAATATGGAACAACGACGCTAAGTATAATGAATACTTCCAGTTTGAGCCATGGTATATTTCTGGGGATTCTGCGTATAAGGATGAAGATGGATACTTCTGGTTCCAAGGACGTGTAGATGATGTAATCAATACATCGGGAGAGCGTGTAGGTCCATTTGAAGTAGAAAGCAAGCTAGTTGAGCATCCTGCTGTTGCTGAAGCTGGAGTAATTGGTAAGCCAGATCCACTTCGTGGCGAGATTATTAAAGCGTTTATTTCCTTACGAGCTGGCTATGAGCCAAGTGATGAATTGAAGGAAGAAATTCGTCAGTTTGTAAAAACTGGTCTAGCGGCCCATGCAGCACCAAGGGAAATTGAATTTAAGGACGGACTACCAAAAACACGCAGTGGTAAAATAATGCGTCGTGTATTAAAGGCATGGGAGTTAAATCTTCCAACTGGTGATTTATCTACCATGGAGAAATAG
- a CDS encoding DUF1858 domain-containing protein encodes MAAIVAEMTISEVVQKYPETIEVFMKHGLGCVGCSAARYENIAQGAAVHGIDADKLIADLNASVKQ; translated from the coding sequence ATGGCTGCAATTGTTGCTGAAATGACAATCTCTGAGGTAGTACAAAAATATCCCGAAACAATTGAGGTATTTATGAAGCACGGCTTAGGTTGTGTTGGCTGTTCCGCTGCTAGATATGAGAACATTGCTCAAGGTGCCGCAGTACACGGTATCGATGCAGATAAACTAATCGCTGATCTAAACGCTTCTGTAAAACAATAA